The following are from one region of the Microcoleus sp. FACHB-831 genome:
- a CDS encoding AAA family ATPase translates to MSDSKAKNKKPTEAKKSLLRERAEKQFTQELEELAKVDNRQHPRSWNLSPWAVTKYVSGRKLKNGFEVSPKGIGDRRIIEIAVATLTTDRALLLIGVPDTGKSWASEHLAGAISSDSTLLIEGTAGTSEEAIGYGWNCARLLADGPSMQALVASPLMRAMEDGKIARVEELTCIPADVQDTLITAVVEKTLPIREMGEEVQATKGFSVIATANDRSKGVDNLSSALKRRFNTVALPLPKRVEEEVDIVQRSVARLERAWELPAEPPALAEVRRIVTIFRELRSGVTADGKTKIKSPSSTLSTGEAISVVNSGLALEADFGDGYLRAGDVASGLIGAVIKDPVQDRVVWREYLETVAKEREGWKDLYRTCREGG, encoded by the coding sequence ATGAGCGATTCAAAAGCAAAAAACAAAAAGCCAACCGAAGCTAAAAAATCTCTACTGCGCGAACGCGCCGAAAAGCAGTTTACGCAAGAACTAGAGGAACTAGCTAAAGTTGATAATCGCCAGCATCCGCGTAGCTGGAACCTATCCCCTTGGGCGGTGACAAAGTATGTATCGGGTAGGAAACTAAAGAATGGGTTTGAAGTATCGCCCAAGGGGATAGGCGATCGCCGCATCATTGAAATTGCCGTCGCCACACTCACAACCGACCGCGCCTTACTGCTTATCGGCGTCCCCGATACAGGTAAATCCTGGGCCTCCGAACACTTAGCAGGAGCAATTTCGAGCGATTCCACCCTCCTCATCGAGGGTACTGCTGGCACAAGCGAAGAAGCCATCGGCTACGGCTGGAACTGTGCGCGTCTGTTAGCAGATGGCCCCTCTATGCAAGCATTAGTTGCCAGCCCCTTAATGCGGGCAATGGAAGATGGTAAAATAGCCCGCGTCGAAGAACTTACCTGCATCCCCGCTGATGTTCAAGACACCCTCATTACAGCCGTTGTTGAAAAGACACTCCCCATTCGCGAAATGGGGGAAGAAGTGCAAGCCACCAAAGGGTTTAGCGTCATAGCGACAGCCAACGATCGCAGCAAAGGAGTAGACAACCTTTCTAGCGCCCTCAAGCGTCGTTTTAATACCGTTGCCCTGCCATTGCCCAAAAGAGTAGAAGAAGAAGTCGATATTGTGCAACGCAGCGTTGCACGTCTGGAACGCGCTTGGGAACTGCCAGCCGAACCACCAGCATTAGCAGAAGTCCGTCGCATAGTAACTATTTTCCGCGAACTGCGTAGCGGTGTAACTGCTGATGGGAAGACTAAAATTAAATCTCCCAGCAGTACACTTAGTACGGGTGAGGCTATCTCCGTCGTCAACAGTGGCTTGGCACTGGAGGCGGATTTCGGGGATGGATACCTGCGTGCTGGAGATGTAGCCTCTGGACTTATCGGCGCAGTTATAAAAGATCCTGTACAAGACCGTGTTGTATGGCGCGAGTATCTAGAGACAGTGGCCAAGGAACGAGAGGGGTGGAAAGATCTGTATCGCACCTGCCGAGAAGGCGGATAA
- a CDS encoding FHA domain-containing protein, with the protein MPSTEPSQDHPTPSDLPESCPNSSEETPDPTEGHLFIVQDDAGRRRFVLESEVYSIGRERTCDIRLFSQFVSRHHATLVRVVHEDGTDSYRIVDGSLDGQPSANGLLINGNKFKTYDLENEEEIVFGPQVRAVYYRVVRQGSQELSG; encoded by the coding sequence ATGCCCTCAACAGAACCATCTCAAGACCATCCAACACCTTCCGATCTTCCAGAAAGTTGCCCGAACTCTAGTGAAGAGACACCAGATCCAACTGAAGGTCATTTATTTATTGTTCAAGACGATGCGGGACGGCGGCGGTTTGTTTTGGAGAGTGAAGTTTATTCAATTGGCAGAGAACGCACTTGTGATATCCGCCTATTTTCGCAGTTTGTCTCGCGCCACCACGCTACTTTGGTGCGGGTTGTACATGAAGATGGAACAGACTCCTATAGGATTGTGGATGGCAGTCTCGACGGTCAGCCTAGCGCTAACGGTTTGCTGATTAATGGTAACAAGTTTAAAACTTACGATTTGGAAAATGAAGAAGAGATTGTCTTTGGCCCCCAAGTTAGAGCTGTTTATTACAGAGTAGTTCGTCAGGGTTCTCAAGAGCTATCGGGCTAA